gaattggacacgactgagtgactgaactgaactgatgctattcCAAGTGTGCAGTAGTGGAAACAACCACCAATTGAATGTGAACTAAAATCCTTAAAGGCATTTGATAATCAAATATGGGAAACAATGATATCTGACAGACCTTTGGGTTCCAGTaagaaggaaaatgacaaaagtacccaagagaactgaagagGAGGGACAGTAAGTTAGCACAACAAATAAAATCCAGAAACTATTACCAAGAGTCACTGTGAAAATCTGTGGCATTGAGCTTATGGTGGGTAGGTATATTAGGTCGACTTAAAGGGTCAAATTCAGGATGGAGAGTGACAGAAAAATCTGTGATATATCTGATCAGCTTTCTCTTCAGACTTTGTGTTGGCTTCCTAACAACTATAGGACAAAATCTAAGATGTTAAAATGACCTAAGAAGGCCTCTATGATCAGGCTATTTACTTCCTATGCAGCCTCACCTCCTGCTACTGCCCTCTTTCACTTTAGGCTCCATCAACACAAAATACGGTGATCTTtcaagtctcttttttttttcactttttttttttcaggtaaatccaaattttatattttaaattttttttccaagtttacactttatttatttatttttaatttaaatttattttttttaattgggggctaatatctttacaatattgtattggttttgccatacatcaacatgaatctgccacaggtgtacatgtgttccctatcctgaacccccctcccacctccctccccgtaccatccctctgggtcatcctagtgcaccagccccaagcatcctgtatcatgcaccGAACCTGGTCTGGTGATTCGTTtcctatataatattatacatgtttcaatgccattctcccaaatcatcccaccctttccctctcccacagagtccaaaagactcttctatacatctgtgtatcttttgctgtctcgcatatagggttatctttaccatctttctaaattccatatatatgcgttagtatactgtattagttttcttctttctggcttacttcactctgtataataggctccactttcatccacctcattagaactgactcaaatgtattctttttaatggctgagtaatactccattgtgtgtatgtaccacagctttcttatccatttgtctgctgatggacatctaggttgcttccatgtcctgactattataaacagtgctgtgatgaacattggggtacatgtgtctctttcagttctggtttccatggtgtgtatgcccagcagtgggattgctgggtcataaggcagttctattaacagttttttaaggaatctccacactgttctccatagtggctgtactagtttgcattcccaccaacagtgtaagagggttcccttttatccacaccctctccagcatgtactgcttgtagacttttggatcacagccattctgactggtgtgaaattgtacctcattgtggttttgatttgcatttctctgataatgagtgatgctgaacatcttttcatgtgttagccatctgtatgtcttctttggagaaatgtctatttaggtctttggcccattttttgattgggtcgtttatttttttggaattgagctgcaggggttggttgtatatttttgagattatttatccattgcttcattttctattattttgtcccattttgaaggctatcttttcaccttgcttagagtttcctttgttgtgcagaagccaTGTATTGTTTCTTCTGCCTAGAATGTCCTTCAGTTCCTCATTGCTTCAGTGAACTCCTGTTTATTGTTTAAAACCTTCTACTGACATCACCAACTTCAGGAGCCTTCTCTGAACGCACCTCTCTCACAGAGTTACCCATCCATCAATCcactcatttgtttgtttattattgagaaatatttattgagtacttagtgtggaccagatgccatgtaaGGTACTGGGAACATCATGGCTAGAAGACAGGCCAAATGTGACCGTTACCCTTCTTGGCCTTATATTTAGAAGtgaatacacatatgcatatgcaCGTGAACACAcatgcatcacacacacacacaaatacacattcaaatagataaagaaaataatcatcaGTTTTTTAAGTGCTATGAATAAAAGAGGCAAGAAACTGTTATACAGAATAATGAGTGTAAGGGATAGATACAGAAGCAACATAGTATAAGGTTGACCCATGTGAAATTGCTAGTATTTGAGTATTTTTGTTCCACATAATTGGTGATTTTATATAGTTCAACCTAATAGTTGCCTTTCTGAGGAACTGACTTTAAACTTAGATCTGAAGATGAGGTAAAACTGACTAAGGTGGCTAAGCTTGAAGCTTAGCATGTTTCAGAAAccaagagaaaactgaaaaagatagAATTGAGAAAACTGTTGAAATGTAAGAGCTATAAGCAGGACAGATTGTATTGGATCTTTATAGGAATTTGGATTgattttcattgaagtataaagccactagattattttaaaatccttctGATTTCAGTGTGGTACTGAAAGGGAAGAGAATAAGGGCAAAAAATAGGGCTGTCAAGAAGTTGATATCAAGAGGCAATATAATGTTATGCTAAGTGTACAGGGTTTGCCCTCATGCTGCCTTGATTTAAATCCTGGTTTTACCATTTGCCATTTATTATGTCACTTTATGCAAGTTACTCAAactctctaagcttcagttttttcatttatatcataGGATAATAACGGGATCATCTTCATAGGACGTTGATCTATGACTAACCTCTAGATTAGTCTAGAGACTGAATAAGATTATCCACTGCACAACACTGAGCAGTCCCTGGCATCTAATAGAGATTAATAACCCAAATGACAGGTGACAGTACCTGCACTATTTTGATGACAGCATATTTGAAGAGAAGTGAACAAATATGAGACCTCTTGTTGTGGGGGTTTAAGCAGCAAAATTTATTAATGAATTGGATATGTGAATTGAGGGAGAAGGATTTTTCAGGCATGACTCCTAGGTTTCTGTCAAAGAAAGGAATGGATTGTGTTGCACTCTACTAAAATGAGGAAGGTCTGCCTGGTACATTATTTGGCTACAGaaatttctctttcattataCCATATAaggcagaatgagagaaaaaaaaaaggtaagtaccatataatataaaaataaatagttatttaaaatttagataATAGAACCCTACATGAGAtatgaaaaacaatttattttatatttataccaCAATGTCTAAAACATGTAAAacttttgtgtatatattattttttctgaaactctaagattttgtaaatctttttaCCATACTATGTGATAAACAGTGAACAATTAAACTTATGTGCTTACTTTGTCTTATATTAAAGGCATTTTTTAATCATTCCATCTGCTTCTCTCACAGAATGGAACCTTCTTGGTATACCAGCAGATGAAGAATTTAAGGAGGGTGTCTATCTTTATTCTCTTTAGCAACTGAGAGTCTGCTCTGGGAACCATCAGGCATCATGGGTAAGCGGGACAATCGGGTGGCCTATATGAATCCTATAGCAATGGCCAGATGGAGGGGCCCATCTCAATCTGCAGGCCCAACAATACAAGATTATCTGAATCGACCAAGGCCTACCTGGGAAGAAGTgaagaaacaattagaaaataaaaagaaaggctcCAAGGCATTAgctgaatttgaagaaaaaatgaatgagaactggaagaaggaactagaaaaaagcagagagaaattaTTAAGTGGAAATGAGAGCTTAtccaaaaaaagagacagaaagaaaaagaaaaagaagaaatcttgTCGGTCTTCATCTTCTTCTTCATCAAGCACTGATTCTTCAAGCAGTTCTCCAGATTCCGAAGATgaggaaaagaaacaaggaaaaaagagaaagaaaaagaagaacgaTTCATACAAATCATCAGAAAGCTCTCCATGTGATTCTGAATCAGAGAGCAAGGaatctgtaaaaaagaaaaagaagtcaaaggatgaaacagagaaagaaaagtgtaTTAGAAGTctcagcaaaaaaagaaagaagacttgTTCTGAGTATAAACCTTTATCATTGGAGTCCTCATCAGAATCAGATTATGAAGAAGAGATGCaagcaaaaaagaagagaagacgtgaagagcaagaaaaaacaacagaaaaagcaaagaagaagaagaagaagaaacagcacAAAAAACAtagtaagaagaagaaaaagaaatcaggttCAAGTCACAAATCAGGAtagtatgaagaaaaaaaaaaaaaaaaaaggaagatttacCTGTTGAAAAAAGCAAGGAAGGTCTATAGGAAAATTCAACTGTGAGTGTTAGAGCATATTTACCAAAATGCATGAGTTCTCCTGTGTTAGTAAAATTATTCCTGGACTTTGTTGCCAGTCAAATGCCACTGTGCCAGAAAGGGCCTTAATTGTTGCCTGCAGCTTAAAtgtagggttttgttttgtttacatgtTTTTCCCTACACTGGCTAATTTCTCTTGAGAGCTAAAATCGTGTTGTCATACTAGTGGTTAAAATGTTTagaattaaattaaatgttttagATGATAAATAATTCTGACCAAACAATGTATCTAATGTCAAAAGTATCTAATTTGGAtacatctttaaaatgtattcagaAATATCCAGGCAACAATACCTTTTTGAAGCATAGACTTAACATTAATGtctcaaaatatttatgtttgaagagtaaaatttagtttatttttcttttttccataataAACTTTTGTTTACATGGGGAAAGGGCTTGTGAGGGGAAAATAGTTTGCTATCACTTTGGCGAGCTGAATAGTGTGCCTTTGATACTTATACATCCTATTTTTGCTAGTGcagcagccattctcttcttaCTTAGTAATGTATGCTGCTTCACATGAACAAGAAAGACAGCAACTTACCGTATATGTAAAACCCCAGTTTTATAAAACTTACCTCCACTTCAACAGTACTGAATAATATTTAGTGTTAGAGTGTTACATGATTTGAATTAACTTTGATACCCTTTGGAGGAGAATCATTTTAAATAGacctggtatttttttttattaataaatcttTATCCTGAAATGTTCTGCATGTTTTATGCTATTAAGTTTTGATTATCCAGGGATGTTCTATATAATCAATAATCcttttttaatatgatttatGCCTACGGTACAAGTTTCAAGTTTTTAATTTACTAATTTtactatattaattttattactgTGTTTGATTGCatactttccaaaatatttagCATGTAAAAAGAaggttataaaaaatatttaatgcctTCATATTGAAGATGGTTTACTGTAAGCAAGTTGAGTGCCAGACCTCTAGTATGCTATATGTCTTGTTATATAAAACTACTGCCAAAATCTTAGTATGCTGTTTAAACATTTGCTGTCTTAAGCattaatttgaattaaaatagGAGTTAAATTAGGAAATTAtagtttgtttcatattttactaAGATTTGGACTTTGTTGCCAATTCATGTTTACTGCTAAGCTGAAATaagttgaaatttatttttgctttacatattttatataagagCAATATGAATTATAATTTGATGCCTAAAAACACCCATTACAGAGGATGTGCTAATTGTAATGTCATATGTACAAAGTATTTTGGCATGAGGAGAGAATAGATAGCTATTTTTTTAAGTAGGTGATTTTATGTCAGCTCCCTTGTATCACaagtaaaattattataaagataGAAAACATCTGGTAGATAAATATCATAGACTCCCCAAATTTTTGCAGTGTATACATCAGAATCTCTCAGTAACATAATTGGAAACTTATAATGCCTTGTTATGTCACGCTGAAGCTTCATAACTGTAGCTATTTCCTAAAACATAGCTATatctatatgccaataaaaactATTATATTTAAGGGATATTTTTATCCATATagagttttcaaaaaattattttttattgaaatattaaaaagcatgTATTATTTGTAGAATGTGGCAAAGACATTAACAACTATCAAATATCTATGGGCTCGCATTGACTTCCCAGCCCCTTGTAGTTAGGCAATGTCATTTATTACTTCTAGCAGAGGGATTACAGAGAGATTGTTAACAAAAGTGATGTTTCGTTTCAGTACCGGTACAGTAAAAAGTCTTGTGTGACCCTCCAGCTCTCTTTACCTGTCATGTGGACCCGAAAGCAGTGTGCTCCAAATAGTGTACCTACAAGATGGATGCAACCTGTATCTCTAAGTCTCTGTAAGGGACCTGCCCTGAAGAGCTGATGGACTTGGTGTGAATGTTTTGAGTGTGAGAAATAAACTGTTAtgtgttaagccactgagatttttgGGTCTTCCTTTTCATTACTGCAGCAATCAACTATTGTATTCTGAATAGTAACATACAACTCTAGAATGTCTGTTtcattatttacataaaataccTCACTTATTTCTATCACATCTTCATGTAGTCAGCAGAatgattaaaaagtaattatttatgCCATAACAGaaggaaatgttattttattttcattggtttTTATGTAATGACTGAAGAAGAGGGTGGCCTAGGATATTTCACACTTCTCAGCAATGATAACTGTCTAGGAAGTAAAACTACTTCATTATTCCTCTGATTATGGCCAAAACAATCTTCTAGTAAAGGTTTTTGGAAGGCAGTTTTAAAGCACTCATAGAAATCAATGAAGAATAGGGATGCTATTTTTTACATATAAGTATAGatgatggttaaaaaaaagtgataaGGAAATATATAGAAGACAATAGACTAAGTAGATTTAGGTGAACATTTAGTATGTTGCCTGCAGACTAAGAGCTAAATAAGTTATCCCTTATGTGAAAAGCACTACAACTGTTACTAGGATTGTGCGCTATGTGATTCATAAGAATAGCTTTAGACAAAATACTTAAGTAAATTTGTGGGATGAGAAGCAGTGGGAAAGTCAATAAGAAAGTAGACAAGAGATGGGGGGAAATCAATACAATCTAGATTAAGAATGTAATtgcaagcagaaaaagaaaaaaataaaagatctcagACTGAAGATAAAGATTATATTGGCGATAAGGAGAATGAATAGAATTAGTGGTTCTGGTTTTGTATCTTGTGATACTTTCTTTGGCTATTACAAATTTGTTTTGAGAAAGTTTCACCTTTGACATTGTAGTTCTGTGATCATTTTCTGTTTGACCATATTTATTTTACCGAAAAAAGAAGTATTTAATTTGTGATGTAGGTTTGAAGCTACTTCATGACTCATGAAAATTGTAGTCAAACATTCAAGCATACCTGTGTACTTCAGAGCTGAACTAGTTTTCTTAGTCCTACTTGAGCTGCAAATAAGATGTGTTCTTTCTTCAAATGACTCTATCACTTTTGATTCTCATGACACATACATCAATCTacctttttcttgttgttgttcagttactaagtcgtgacTGATTTTTTGCAAgttcatggactacagcatgccaggctcctctgtcctccacgatCTCCTGGAATTGGTTAAAATGTATGTACATTgcgtcaatgatgctatctagccatctcatcctctgctgcccccttctccttttaccttcaatcattcccaataTCGGAgccctttccaatgagtcaacattttgcatgacatggccagagtactggagcttcagcttcagcctcagtccttccaataaacattcagggttgatttcctttagagttggttggtttgatctccttgcagtccacgggactctcaagaattttctccagcatcacaattcaaaaatatcaattcttcagcactcagccttccttatggtccaactctcacatctgtatatgactactggaaaaaccatacctttgattaTATATAATCTTTCCTGATAACTTAGTTGGCAAAAAattcacctgaaatgcaggagaccctggttcgattcctgggttgggaagatccactggagaatagataggctacccagtcctgtattcttgggcttccctgtggctcagctggtaaagaatccacctgcaatgtgggagacctgggtctgatccctaggttggcaagatcctctggagaagagaaaagcttcccactccaatattctagcctggagaattccatggactgtatagtctatggggtcacaaagagtcagacacgactaagtgactttcactttcactttgattatacagacctttctcaccgaagtgatgtctctgcttttaaatatactatctaggtttgtcatagctttccctcccAACAGcaagtctttaaatttcatggctgcagtcactgtctgcagtgattttggagcccaagaaaataaaatctgtcattccttccaatttgtccccttctatttgctgtgaagtgatgggaccagatatcatgatcttagtcttttgaatgttggtttccagccagctttttcactctcctatttcactctcatcaagagtctcttcagttcctccttgctttctgccataagggtggtatcctctgcatatctgaagttattgatatttctcctggcagtcttgattccagcttgtgcttcatccagcccagcatttcacatgatgtactctgcaaataagttaaataagcagggtgacaatatacagccttgtcttacccccttcccaattttgaaccagtcagttgttccatgtctggttctaacttgcttctttacctgcatacaggtttctcaggagacaggtaaggtggtctggtattctcctctctttaagaattttctagcttgttgtgatccacacagtcaaaggtttagtatagtcaatgaagaagagggaagtatttttctggaattcccttgatttctTCATTATGcaacaaatgttggtaatttaatgtctggttcctctgtctcttttaaacccagcttatacatctggaatttctggcttcacatactgctgaagcctaggtagaaggattttgagcataaccttactagaaTGTTAAAtcagtgcaattgtatggtagttggaacattttttggcactacccttctttgggattggaatgaaaactgatcttttccagtcctatgacccctgctgagttttccaaatttgcagacaTATAGAGTACAGCAGTttaacatcatcttttatgatttgaaatagatcagttggaattccatcacctccactagctttgtttgtagtaatgcttcctaaggcccacttgacttcacactccaaatctctggctctaggtgagtgatcataccattgtggttatccgggtcattaagaccttttgtgtatagtacttctgtgtatgcttgccaactcttaatctcttcttcttctttcatgaaatgttcttgttatcttcaattttcttgaagaaatcccTAGTCTGTCCcatatcttttgttttcctctatttctttgcattgttcatttaagttggccttcttgtctctccttgctattctttggaactctggattcaattgggtatatctttccctgtctcccttgccttttgcttttcttctttctttcgcTAGTTGTagagcctcctcagacaacccctttgccttcttgcatttgtttttctttgggatttgttgttgttgttcactgcctcctgtacaatgttatgaacctctatccatagttctttaggcactctgtctacgaCATCTGATTCCTTGAATCTAGTCATCAtctccactctataatcatacaggattttatttaactcatacctgaatgacctcaTAGTTTTCTctatgttcttcaatttaagcctgaattttgtaataaggagctcatgatctgagccacaatcagctcctggtcttgttttttagtttcttcatctttgactacaaagagcataatcaatctgattttgatattgagtgatgtccatgtgtagagtcatttccTGTGTTGTAAGctggtgcttgctatgaccagtgtgttctcttgacaaaaccctcttagcctttgctctgcttcattttgtactccaaggccaaacttgcctgttttcCAGATATCTCtcgacttcttacttttgcattccaatcctctgtgataaaagggaaattttttttttggtgttagttctataaaaTGTTGTATTATGTATTTTGCATATGCAGGCTCAGGTTGTTAAGAGCGTTGGCTCTTGGATAAGTACTAGTTTAAAATTCTCACCCTGCCATTTCTTGATATGTGACCCTAAGTAAGTTAGTTCACCTATTATGTGTGTTTCTTCAGatacaaaatcagaaaaacaacaatatcTGTCTCTGTGACTGCTATGAGAATTagataaaataacatttaaaccATTTAATACAGTTTTTGGGACATAGCAAATACTTAATGAATGctacttctttccttctcttcctaacATCATCATtaccattattttattattatatcatcattttcatttcttcattgtaGTCTCCTGAAAAGTAGAGGCTGTTTCATCTTTTATCTCTTGCAATGATGGCGCACAGTATTTTGCATATGATAGGTGCCTCATAACTTTCATTAAATTGAATTAGCTGGTAAAGCCCTTGGACAAATGAGAGTCTGAATAAATCCAGTGTACCATTGCTATTTATCTGCTCCCTGACTCAGTTTGTAAATGGCTTATTGAGATAATTCATGCGTCATGAaatccatatttaaaaatatgtaattcaGTGTTGTATTTAGTATACTCACAGATATATACAAAGATAACCACAATCCATTAGGACGTTTTAATCACTTCAAAAAAGAAATCCTACCTCCTCATTACCCTCGAGCCTCCacatactttctgtttctatagatgtcatttaaatgaaattatacaatatgtggtctttggtgggtggcttttttcacttagcataatagttTCAAGGttcataaaatgaaagaaaatctagTGCATCTTACCAAATTTCTACTAGAACAAAGGGAAACACCACTTTCCATACATAGATATACTGGGCATAATTAATCTGACTTgcacatctttatttttctttattttttaattattttccattatggtttattataagatattgaatatagttctctgtcctatacagtagcaccttgttatttatccattctttacataaaagtttgcatctgctaatcccaacctcccactccatccgtCCCCCAACCCTCTATTCCTtgacaaccaccagtctgttctctatgtccatgattctgtttctgtttcagagatgggttcatttgtgtcatattttagattgtaCATGTAAATAATACCATATGATATGTGCCTTTCTCTTtaaacttactttacttagtatgagaatctctaggtccatccatgttgctgcaaatggcaatattttatttttaatggctgaataatattcctttgtgtatttgtactatatctttatccattcatctattgatggacatttagattgttttcatgtattgactattgtgaatagtgctaacttgcacttcttttcttttatatataaatttatttattttaattggaggctaattactttacaatattgtatttgttttgtgatacattgacatgaatccaccatggatgtacatgtgtttcccatcctgaacccccctcccacttccctccccatcccatcccaatgggtcatcccagtgcaccagccccaagcatcctgtatcatgcatcaaacttggactggtgattcatttcgcatatgataatatacatgtttcaatgccattctcccaaatcatgctACCCtcaccctctctcacagagtccaaaagactgttctatacatctgtgtctcttttgctgtctcgcatacaaggttatcattaccatctttctaaattccatatatatgtgttagtatactgtattggtgtttttctttctggcttgcttcactctgtataataggctccagtttcatccacctcattagaactgattcaaatgtattctttttaatggccaagtaatactccattgtgtatatgtaccacagctttcttatccaatcgtctgctgatggacgtctctaggttgcttccatgtcctggctattataaacagtgctgtgatgaacattggggtacacgtgtctctttcagttctggtttctttggtgtgtatgcccagcagtgggattgctgggtcataaggcagttctatttccagttttttaaggaatctccacactgttctccatagtggctgtactagtttgcattcccaccaacagtgtaagagggttcccttttctccacaccctctccagcatttattgcttatagacttttggatagcagccattctgactggtgtgaaatggcacctcattgtggttttgatttgcatttctctgataatgagtgatgttgagcatctttccatgtgtttgttagccatctgtatgtcttctttggagaaatgtctgtttagttctttggcccattttttgattgggtcatttacttttctggaattgagctgcaggagttgcttctatatttttgagattaattatttgtcagttgcttcatttgctattatttcctcccattctgaaggctgtcttttcaccttgcttatagtttcctttgttgtaacTTGCACTTCTTTGAAATCCTGATTATACAGCAAGCTATTTGCCGAATTATATTTTCTGGATGTAGAAATGCTCAAATAGGTATTCATAATAAATTGGATCAATTCTTATGATGGAGGCTGATAATATTAACACACCGTGAGTATGATTTTGTGCTCAGAAACTTGCTAAGAGCAGAACTGTTTTAGGACATCTTGAATATGCTAATATTTCTTCCAATAAACTACTATGAATGGTATAATCAAGAACTCTTATAAATGATGTTTTTAGATATCTTTTCTCAGAAGTTGTTtacaaaaattaagaatatttctATGATAAATCATTTTATTGCTAGTTATTTTTAGTATCTTATTTCccctttggagaaaataaaacttttatttttccttgaatttaAGCTGACATAAATTTATAGAATTACTTTGTATACTGAAAAATTCATCACCCATTTTGCTATCTTACTGAGAATTCAAAATTCTATAGCTCTTGGAAACTTATGAAATATAAATAGATTAGAAACGAAATTACTCATCGTTAAAATAACCATTTGTATCAATTAAAATAGTCATATTAagtcatcaaatatttatatgaacttgatttttaaaatattgatcaaATGTTTTTAGCTATAGTACTATCTAAGAATAACTGGTTAAAATATCATCTTGTAAAATCCAGGTTATTCTCTGCATGTGGAGAAAAACCTGGGTGGATTGAGAGTCTCTGCATTTGGTTTGTACATCCTACTCTGTGACAGGCCTGCAGACTATGAGGTTAGTATTCCCACCATTCAGATTATTCCCTGATATTTTTAGGTTCTGTGGAATTGCATCAAAGAGTTTTAGATAAGGATGCTGACAACTCAGGAAAGTATTCTTTCATTTACTACTTTACTTATGGAGTCTGATTATATGTAGTACTTTCAGGAAAAGGCCTGTTTCATGGGAATAATTTTAAAGGATATCTTCAAAAAATTTAGTTGATACTAAAAATTAAaggttttgaaaaaataaaggtt
This Budorcas taxicolor isolate Tak-1 chromosome X, Takin1.1, whole genome shotgun sequence DNA region includes the following protein-coding sequences:
- the FAM133A gene encoding protein FAM133A, translating into MGKRDNRVAYMNPIAMARWRGPSQSAGPTIQDYLNRPRPTWEEVKKQLENKKKGSKALAEFEEKMNENWKKELEKSREKLLSGNESLSKKRDRKKKKKKKSCRSSSSSSSSTDSSSSSPDSEDEEKKQGKKRKKKKNDSYKSSESSPCDSESESKESVKKKKKSKDETEKEKCIRSLSKKRKKTCSEYKPLSLESSSESDYEEEMQAKKKRRREEQEKTTEKAKKKKKKKQHKKHSKKKKKKSGSSHKSG